From one Streptomyces sp. CA-210063 genomic stretch:
- a CDS encoding TetR/AcrR family transcriptional regulator — MGSGHMPIGRRELAKQAKRERIMTAARELFAEHGVGGVTTQQIADRADVAIGTLYLYASTKAELLIMVQNEKFAAAIDDGLAAANAAVGQGVLEPVVALIRPVVECVREHIENGRTYLHELVFGDPVEPYRNAGLALAGRLEDGVTGLLTRDEYIGAADAATLARVITAIIHINTTATVYLHRSDEAVLADIRDQIHATLAPHDRAA; from the coding sequence ATGGGAAGCGGTCACATGCCGATCGGGCGCCGCGAGCTGGCCAAGCAGGCCAAGCGCGAGCGCATCATGACCGCAGCCCGCGAGCTGTTCGCCGAACACGGCGTCGGCGGGGTCACGACGCAGCAGATCGCCGACCGAGCCGATGTCGCGATCGGGACGCTCTACCTGTACGCGTCCACGAAGGCCGAGTTGCTGATCATGGTGCAGAACGAGAAGTTCGCCGCCGCCATCGACGACGGCCTCGCCGCCGCGAACGCCGCCGTCGGGCAGGGCGTGCTGGAGCCAGTCGTCGCTCTCATCCGTCCCGTGGTGGAGTGCGTGAGGGAGCACATCGAGAACGGCCGCACATACCTGCACGAGCTCGTCTTCGGCGACCCGGTCGAGCCCTACCGGAATGCGGGTCTCGCCCTTGCCGGCCGCCTCGAGGACGGCGTCACCGGCCTGCTCACCCGCGACGAGTACATCGGTGCCGCCGACGCGGCAACGCTGGCGCGGGTGATCACCGCGATCATCCACATCAACACCACCGCCACCGTGTACCTGCACCGCAGCGACGAAGCCGTCCTCGCCGACATCCGCGACCAGATCCACGCCACCCTGGCGCCCCACGACCGCGCCGCATGA